The following coding sequences are from one Leptospira stimsonii window:
- a CDS encoding SIMPL domain-containing protein, whose product MIQRLFILLTLFALPMIGIYSESKQTVTVSGSGTAVVETDYIQISFSVDVEDANPKTAQEKNLQRVANVIQSLSKEFKISAKDIHSTDYTLQRQYLEEGKQRPYLASSGILLKLRNLKVYKDLLLEIQRLGVNQVSGIEFKADNTQKQEKDALVAAYEDAKNKAIVLATSIGKTNVVPIKIIESDSNINQQVVFQMKGRESDSSPISVGERKIQARVSVEFEIQ is encoded by the coding sequence ATGATTCAACGTTTATTCATTCTTCTTACGTTATTCGCGCTTCCTATGATCGGGATTTATTCGGAATCGAAACAAACGGTTACTGTTTCGGGTAGCGGTACTGCGGTCGTAGAGACCGACTACATTCAAATCTCTTTTTCCGTCGATGTTGAGGACGCCAATCCGAAAACCGCGCAAGAGAAAAATTTACAAAGAGTCGCGAACGTAATCCAATCTCTTTCCAAAGAATTTAAGATTTCCGCAAAAGACATCCACAGCACCGATTATACGTTGCAAAGACAATATCTGGAGGAAGGGAAACAGAGACCGTATCTGGCCTCCTCCGGGATTCTTCTCAAACTCAGAAATTTGAAAGTATATAAGGATTTACTGTTGGAGATTCAAAGACTCGGAGTGAATCAAGTGAGCGGAATCGAATTCAAAGCGGACAACACGCAGAAACAAGAAAAGGATGCCCTTGTCGCGGCCTATGAAGACGCCAAAAACAAAGCCATCGTTCTTGCGACTTCGATCGGAAAGACGAACGTGGTTCCAATCAAAATTATAGAATCCGATTCCAACATCAACCAGCAAGTCGTCTTTCAGATGAAAGGAAGAGAAAGTGACTCCTCCCCTATTTCCGTCGGAGAAAGAAAGATCCAGGCAAGGGTCAGCGTGGAATTCGAAATTCAATAA
- a CDS encoding DUF1579 family protein, whose translation MGKEKFEISKREGIHKEFESFVGDWKGVAHMIFEEGKIADESPIAGNIKLVLGGRFLFHEYKGSYAGEPLEGIAIYGYHIDRKRYESAWIESFGMGSGILFSQGESGATDFSFKGHYGGETPERQWGWKTHLEKDGENKLIIFSQNLTPEGEKAGGVRILYERVR comes from the coding sequence ATGGGCAAAGAAAAGTTTGAAATTTCAAAACGGGAAGGAATTCACAAAGAATTCGAATCCTTCGTAGGTGATTGGAAAGGTGTAGCACATATGATTTTCGAAGAAGGAAAGATCGCGGACGAATCCCCAATCGCAGGAAACATAAAACTCGTATTAGGCGGAAGGTTTCTCTTCCATGAATACAAGGGAAGTTACGCAGGAGAACCTCTGGAGGGAATTGCGATCTACGGCTACCATATCGATCGCAAACGATACGAGTCCGCTTGGATCGAAAGTTTTGGAATGGGAAGCGGAATCCTCTTTTCTCAAGGAGAATCCGGTGCCACGGATTTTTCTTTCAAAGGCCATTACGGAGGAGAAACTCCGGAAAGACAGTGGGGATGGAAGACCCATCTCGAAAAGGACGGAGAAAATAAACTGATCATCTTTTCTCAGAACCTAACACCGGAAGGCGAAAAAGCCGGAGGAGTTCGAATTCTCTACGAAAGAGTCAGATGA
- a CDS encoding ATP-grasp domain-containing protein codes for MKQKGYFLSIGAGINQVPLITSALNLGYTVIAVDQNDRAPGLGLASLRILESVTEYRKILKTASELPLQGKIIGVGTRSYGKATYTTSYIADKMKLRYAPLSAVEICSDKNLLKEAAQRVGILVPESLDLHSGINKTRFPFVLKPSRGNSKEGIHTFFDSEEWEQHLKSKKKLPRPKTTARKKAGAHVSEKEDWIAEEYIPGFEITVCGLVQNGEFFPASISHKDVTTFAPYLEIAHTLPFSHPELVGEILLNCRALVTATKMNNCPFVAEFRINPLGEIFLIEAVPEVGGEFLADYLIPNYFGSQYFDNLVRLLVGEEIKPFEEYSQISKKYAGVFFSAPPEGKSKLVEHSSFQPKGKEKLIFDLKWKEPGEILKTNEGNSARTRSVALLGPDQNDQSLEEWKSSVQERLEGKFESV; via the coding sequence ATGAAACAGAAGGGGTATTTTCTTTCCATAGGAGCCGGTATCAACCAAGTACCCCTCATCACTTCCGCTCTCAACTTGGGATACACGGTAATCGCCGTGGATCAAAACGATCGAGCTCCCGGTCTCGGCCTCGCTTCACTTCGTATCTTAGAATCCGTAACAGAATATCGTAAAATTCTTAAGACCGCTTCCGAACTTCCTCTTCAGGGAAAAATCATAGGAGTCGGAACCCGTTCCTATGGAAAGGCGACCTACACGACTTCGTATATCGCCGATAAGATGAAGCTACGTTATGCTCCTCTTTCAGCGGTAGAAATATGTTCGGATAAGAATCTTCTCAAAGAAGCCGCACAAAGGGTGGGAATCCTAGTGCCGGAAAGTTTGGATCTCCATTCCGGTATAAACAAAACTCGATTTCCTTTCGTATTAAAACCCTCTCGTGGAAATAGTAAGGAAGGAATTCACACCTTTTTCGATTCGGAAGAATGGGAACAACATCTCAAGTCCAAGAAAAAACTTCCTCGTCCCAAAACGACGGCAAGAAAAAAAGCGGGCGCCCACGTTTCGGAAAAGGAAGATTGGATCGCAGAAGAATATATCCCGGGATTTGAAATCACCGTCTGCGGGCTCGTCCAAAATGGAGAATTTTTTCCTGCCTCCATCTCGCACAAAGACGTCACGACCTTTGCTCCTTATTTAGAAATTGCTCATACACTTCCCTTCTCTCATCCCGAACTCGTGGGAGAAATTCTTCTCAACTGTAGGGCTCTCGTAACTGCGACAAAGATGAACAATTGTCCTTTTGTTGCGGAATTTCGGATCAATCCGCTCGGAGAAATTTTTCTAATCGAAGCGGTCCCCGAAGTCGGAGGAGAATTCTTAGCGGACTATCTCATACCAAACTATTTCGGATCTCAATACTTCGACAATCTGGTCCGCCTCTTAGTCGGCGAAGAAATCAAACCGTTCGAGGAGTATTCGCAAATCTCCAAAAAATACGCAGGCGTTTTTTTCAGCGCACCTCCGGAGGGAAAATCCAAGCTTGTGGAACACTCTTCCTTCCAACCGAAAGGGAAAGAAAAACTGATCTTCGATCTGAAATGGAAAGAACCCGGTGAAATCTTAAAAACGAACGAGGGAAATTCGGCCCGTACACGAAGTGTGGCCTTGTTGGGACCCGATCAAAACGATCAAAGCCTGGAAGAATGGAAGTCTTCCGTGCAAGAAAGGTTGGAAGGCAAGTTTGAATCCGTCTGA
- a CDS encoding class I SAM-dependent methyltransferase: MNPSEPTSQSAWNNHYTRSKSRLGYPDENLVRMLSKIETNSKESSAKKNALDFGAGSGRHSNLLNEFGYQVFATDYTENAIQTITNEYPFVKASVTGNPPYSFENSFFDVIVSWGVLHYNTAELAKQILDEKKRILKPGGFLAGSVRAVGDTHLQAKGTTIQTADLKGAYSRFYTLEELKQDLSGFSQIDFGYTERTPLGKLEERICHWIFLAKL, translated from the coding sequence TTGAATCCGTCTGAACCAACTTCACAGTCGGCTTGGAATAACCACTACACTCGAAGTAAATCCAGGCTCGGTTATCCGGACGAGAATCTGGTAAGAATGCTTTCCAAAATCGAAACAAACTCGAAAGAATCCTCCGCTAAAAAAAATGCTTTGGATTTCGGAGCGGGCTCAGGAAGACATTCCAATTTGTTAAACGAATTCGGTTACCAAGTCTTCGCAACGGATTATACGGAGAATGCGATCCAAACGATCACGAATGAATATCCTTTCGTGAAGGCCTCCGTAACAGGTAACCCGCCCTATTCGTTTGAAAATTCCTTCTTTGACGTGATCGTAAGTTGGGGAGTTCTTCATTACAACACGGCGGAACTCGCAAAACAAATCTTAGATGAGAAAAAAAGAATACTAAAACCGGGCGGATTTCTTGCAGGTTCGGTTCGTGCGGTTGGAGACACTCATCTTCAGGCAAAAGGGACGACGATCCAAACTGCGGATCTAAAAGGAGCCTATTCTCGATTTTATACATTGGAAGAATTGAAACAAGACCTCAGCGGTTTTTCTCAGATCGACTTCGGATATACGGAAAGAACTCCTCTCGGAAAACTGGAAGAAAGGATTTGTCATTGGATTTTCCTGGCCAAACTCTAA
- a CDS encoding class I SAM-dependent methyltransferase codes for MDFPGQTLNETCPCCKTNRWKFLYDSTFNHYNIPIFLCTSCGLQTQYPRPKPTELYTEDYYKGNADFSYRDERETERFDRYVWKARIKNIRKFRPSGEFLDIGCSFGGFLNCAKEAGYGVTGVEISPYSAEVAKSRGFRIFTGEFLDADLPENFFDVITLVEVIEHLSEPSRVFEKLNRILKPGGLLLLQTANFEGWQAIEAGPSYHYYLPGHFYYYSESNLKKILDQSGFKNHITYPGVDFPLRAKLLKSRGSFRSWIDYWKWIRIGIYHWKSKFKKKGRPSTSSMVLYSFKVE; via the coding sequence TTGGATTTTCCTGGCCAAACTCTAAACGAAACCTGTCCATGCTGTAAAACGAATCGATGGAAATTCCTTTACGATTCTACATTCAATCATTATAATATACCGATATTCCTTTGCACTTCCTGCGGCTTACAAACTCAATACCCCAGACCGAAACCTACCGAATTATATACGGAAGACTATTATAAGGGAAACGCAGATTTTTCCTACAGAGACGAAAGAGAGACCGAACGATTCGATCGATACGTCTGGAAGGCGAGAATCAAGAACATCCGAAAATTCAGACCATCCGGAGAATTTTTGGATATCGGTTGTTCTTTCGGAGGATTTTTAAATTGCGCGAAGGAAGCCGGTTACGGAGTTACCGGGGTCGAAATTTCTCCTTATTCCGCGGAGGTAGCAAAATCCAGAGGTTTTAGAATATTTACTGGAGAATTCTTAGACGCTGATCTTCCTGAAAATTTCTTCGACGTAATCACTCTTGTCGAAGTGATCGAACATCTTTCCGAGCCTTCCCGTGTATTCGAAAAACTAAATCGAATTTTGAAACCGGGAGGTCTTTTGTTATTACAAACCGCGAACTTCGAAGGATGGCAAGCGATCGAAGCGGGACCGAGTTATCACTACTATCTTCCGGGGCATTTTTACTATTATTCCGAATCGAATCTCAAAAAAATTCTTGATCAATCGGGTTTTAAGAATCATATCACGTATCCCGGAGTCGATTTTCCTCTCCGGGCTAAGTTACTCAAATCCAGAGGTAGTTTCCGTTCTTGGATCGACTATTGGAAATGGATTCGAATCGGAATCTATCACTGGAAAAGCAAATTCAAAAAGAAAGGCAGACCATCGACTTCTTCGATGGTACTCTATAGCTTCAAGGTAGAATGA
- a CDS encoding YhjD/YihY/BrkB family envelope integrity protein: protein MLHILKPGWLTDSDKIPNRGFLRYFVLFLRVIVGSAYRFIKDDCLMQASGISYTTIVSLIPMLTVALSLITITSGLENRKEEIFDTINTFILQSNITVDINTYLETIGDLIDTASQIGAIGFVILVFSATAVLRSLENAFNGIWKINSNRSLFQKLVFYFFVLAIGPLLFVIGEGVAEKTIDFFRPPHYFSMERDPSGKIWVSGENGTLFRMDANLKIDYSIREDEIDFENMRCLDNLGGRLDFCKKPDIGNSDFIKIRIRDGLIYVLSQKGTLLIKPIESSVWTLTSLEGVELKDIEIVDVNNIFIVFKNGEVLHYIPEGISFKPIFKDRLKMNASKVYFPDPLNGYIADESGTVWTSNDKGFTFYPNRLTHLAFHDIHRTENGDIFLAGERGVIYRSKDGGNSWIETSHKRYNFIRIWSFTGSDQMELFAMDSLGHILISTDEGDHWNPFYTPMNGKLWANLLLERKENGKIRMLNVGEYRTISITESKDQKFATTLVTGGDSVFSIYSFLRILFPLSGIWLFFLSLYSLIPNTRVPLKASAVGAAVTGVIFLIFLWGFHIYLSSFSETTMIIYKALAAVPIFLLGVYSLSLIVLFGAEITASLQFRERYLAPLQSLETMHSSTSNEFRKLILTLKSAYQIQREKKIPSSSHEIALVSRLKEEEIPVLTKKLCELGFLSETRKNEYVPIAASTDLSVGDVYRKIPEPLLTGDESLQLFPSSLRSKVEKTEEKLQNDLDTIKFSDLIG, encoded by the coding sequence ATGTTACATATTTTAAAACCGGGTTGGCTCACCGACTCCGATAAGATTCCGAATCGCGGATTCTTACGTTACTTCGTACTCTTTCTCCGAGTGATCGTCGGTTCCGCATATCGTTTTATCAAAGACGATTGTCTCATGCAAGCATCCGGAATTTCCTATACTACGATCGTCTCCCTCATTCCTATGTTGACCGTCGCCCTTTCCCTCATCACGATCACTTCCGGTTTGGAAAATAGAAAGGAGGAAATTTTCGATACGATCAACACTTTTATTCTGCAAAGCAATATCACCGTGGATATCAACACGTATCTTGAAACGATAGGCGATTTGATCGATACTGCTTCTCAGATCGGAGCGATCGGATTTGTAATTCTTGTTTTTTCGGCGACCGCTGTGTTACGTTCCTTAGAGAACGCGTTCAACGGGATTTGGAAAATTAACTCGAATCGTTCCCTTTTTCAAAAATTGGTGTTTTACTTTTTTGTCTTAGCAATCGGACCTCTTCTTTTTGTAATCGGAGAAGGTGTCGCCGAAAAGACCATCGACTTCTTCCGACCCCCACACTACTTTTCGATGGAAAGGGATCCGTCCGGAAAAATCTGGGTGAGCGGTGAGAATGGCACCCTATTTCGAATGGATGCGAATCTTAAAATAGATTATTCCATCCGAGAAGACGAAATCGATTTTGAAAATATGAGATGTTTGGATAATCTCGGGGGAAGGCTCGACTTTTGTAAAAAACCGGACATCGGAAATTCGGATTTTATCAAGATTAGAATTCGGGACGGTCTTATCTATGTTCTTTCCCAAAAAGGAACGCTTTTGATAAAACCGATCGAATCTTCGGTTTGGACCTTGACTTCTTTGGAAGGAGTCGAACTCAAAGACATCGAAATCGTTGACGTGAATAATATTTTTATTGTATTCAAAAACGGTGAAGTTCTTCACTACATTCCGGAAGGGATCTCTTTTAAACCGATTTTCAAAGACAGACTGAAAATGAACGCATCTAAGGTCTACTTTCCGGATCCTCTAAACGGGTATATCGCCGACGAATCGGGAACGGTCTGGACGAGCAACGACAAAGGTTTTACTTTTTATCCGAACCGGTTGACTCATTTAGCATTTCATGATATACACAGAACCGAAAACGGAGACATCTTTTTAGCAGGCGAAAGAGGTGTCATCTATCGATCCAAAGACGGAGGAAATAGCTGGATCGAAACGAGCCACAAACGGTATAACTTCATTCGTATCTGGTCCTTTACCGGATCGGATCAAATGGAACTTTTTGCGATGGATAGCTTAGGTCATATTCTCATCTCAACTGATGAGGGAGATCATTGGAATCCATTCTATACTCCGATGAACGGAAAACTCTGGGCAAACCTTCTTTTGGAAAGAAAAGAAAACGGAAAGATCCGGATGTTGAACGTGGGAGAATATAGGACGATCAGCATCACCGAATCGAAGGACCAAAAATTCGCAACGACCCTTGTGACCGGTGGAGACAGCGTCTTTTCCATCTATTCCTTTTTAAGAATTCTTTTTCCTTTATCAGGAATCTGGCTTTTTTTCCTAAGTCTTTATTCTTTGATTCCGAATACCAGGGTTCCGCTCAAAGCATCTGCTGTGGGAGCGGCGGTGACAGGTGTGATTTTTTTGATTTTTCTTTGGGGATTCCACATATATCTTTCCTCCTTTAGCGAAACTACGATGATCATCTACAAGGCGTTAGCCGCTGTTCCCATCTTTTTGTTGGGAGTATATTCACTTTCTCTCATTGTTCTATTCGGAGCTGAGATCACGGCATCATTACAGTTCAGGGAGCGCTATTTAGCTCCTCTTCAATCCTTGGAAACGATGCACTCGTCCACGAGCAACGAATTCAGGAAGTTGATCCTAACCTTAAAATCCGCGTATCAAATTCAAAGAGAAAAAAAGATCCCCTCCTCGTCTCACGAGATCGCTCTCGTCTCACGTTTGAAAGAGGAGGAAATTCCGGTCTTGACCAAAAAGTTATGCGAATTGGGTTTCCTATCGGAAACGAGAAAAAACGAATACGTTCCGATCGCGGCGTCCACGGATTTGAGCGTAGGCGACGTATATCGAAAGATCCCGGAACCGCTTTTGACCGGAGACGAAAGTCTCCAACTTTTTCCTTCGAGTCTTCGATCCAAAGTGGAGAAGACCGAGGAAAAACTTCAGAACGACCTGGATACGATCAAGTTTAGCGACCTAATCGGCTAA
- a CDS encoding rod-binding protein translates to MKIDSINDYTNKLNLLEKSEVRSLINAENASKGKPNVSFPDQLREEFNEKLSGKISSSEIRLPHNIKEEIQADPYRKKLYSASVEFESIFVKMMLTEMKKTVEKSGLIDGGHAEEIFEDMLYDEYAKNLSSNSSLGLAEQIYQSLSSNLPPVSVSKKLDQKA, encoded by the coding sequence ATGAAAATCGATTCTATCAACGATTATACGAACAAGTTGAATCTTCTGGAGAAATCCGAGGTTCGAAGTTTGATCAACGCGGAAAACGCGAGCAAAGGTAAACCGAACGTTTCTTTTCCCGATCAGTTACGCGAAGAATTTAACGAAAAACTCTCGGGTAAGATCAGTTCCTCGGAGATTCGCCTTCCACACAATATCAAAGAGGAAATTCAAGCGGATCCTTATCGTAAAAAACTCTACTCGGCTTCCGTCGAATTCGAATCCATCTTCGTTAAGATGATGTTGACCGAAATGAAAAAGACCGTCGAAAAATCCGGTCTGATCGACGGAGGACATGCGGAGGAGATTTTTGAGGATATGCTCTACGATGAATACGCGAAAAACCTTTCTTCCAATTCTTCTTTAGGTCTTGCAGAGCAGATCTACCAGTCGCTTTCTTCCAATCTCCCACCGGTATCCGTTTCAAAAAAGCTGGATCAGAAAGCCTAA
- a CDS encoding flagellar basal body P-ring protein FlgI, producing MRLKYYAFILFFFYPIMGLFATELRLKDIAKIEGVRENQITGYGIVVGLPGTGDSKTPMTSESMKNYLKNLGVEANLKPDQTRNIASVLITATIPTYARKGDKLNVVVSSIGDAKSLEGGVLLQSPLKTAGDKTFAVASGVISFGGRQEQERGSSGRGNKKTVGLIHGGAIVEQELDQNFYASERVQIQLDNQDFTTLNAVITQIRSILPGKHGIGPESVVPVSPSEINIVLGKTFENKSDLFLTLLSDIENLTVETQVKPRVVINERTGVIVMGGNITIEEVAVSRSGLNLSVTDKNRKRNWLGKEQEPVKSSFLIEESTSVGDVVEALNKVGASTRDIIAILEALKKSGALHAELEIQ from the coding sequence GTGAGATTGAAATATTACGCTTTTATTTTATTCTTTTTTTATCCTATTATGGGTCTGTTCGCGACCGAACTTCGTTTGAAAGACATCGCAAAGATTGAAGGGGTTCGCGAAAATCAGATCACGGGATACGGAATCGTGGTGGGTCTTCCTGGAACGGGAGATAGCAAAACTCCGATGACTTCGGAAAGTATGAAAAATTACCTGAAGAATCTAGGAGTAGAGGCCAACCTAAAACCCGATCAAACAAGAAACATCGCCTCGGTTCTAATCACTGCGACGATTCCAACGTATGCTCGAAAAGGAGATAAGTTGAATGTAGTCGTTTCATCGATCGGGGACGCTAAGTCATTGGAAGGCGGGGTGCTTCTTCAATCTCCTTTGAAAACCGCCGGCGATAAAACTTTTGCGGTCGCATCCGGTGTGATCTCTTTCGGCGGACGACAGGAACAAGAACGCGGTAGTAGCGGCCGTGGAAATAAAAAAACCGTCGGTCTCATTCATGGGGGTGCGATCGTCGAACAAGAGTTAGATCAGAATTTTTACGCCTCTGAAAGAGTCCAAATTCAACTGGACAATCAGGATTTTACGACTCTAAACGCGGTGATTACGCAGATTCGTTCCATTCTTCCTGGGAAACACGGTATCGGTCCGGAATCCGTGGTTCCCGTTTCTCCCTCCGAAATCAATATCGTCCTCGGTAAAACGTTCGAAAACAAATCTGACCTTTTCTTAACTTTGTTAAGCGACATCGAAAACCTAACCGTCGAAACACAGGTCAAGCCGAGGGTCGTTATTAACGAAAGAACTGGCGTGATCGTGATGGGCGGTAACATTACCATTGAAGAAGTGGCGGTTTCGCGGTCCGGCTTGAATCTTTCCGTAACCGATAAAAATCGAAAACGGAATTGGTTAGGAAAAGAACAAGAACCCGTTAAAAGTTCCTTTCTTATTGAGGAATCCACAAGCGTCGGAGACGTCGTGGAAGCCTTGAATAAGGTTGGCGCGTCCACAAGAGATATCATCGCAATCTTAGAAGCTCTGAAAAAATCGGGCGCCTTACACGCCGAGCTGGAGATACAATGA
- a CDS encoding flagellar basal body L-ring protein FlgH — MKQDSFKKNISALFSGFLRLEIGFVFLLLAFFVEDDSRLRAQDSSLWTDKNPYSVRQNIKVGSPLYIRITNGLQAEFELESNADETLTLKAMPDKKIIPDMPSYNNDRTITRKNKGKIKSVGKIKGNLTALVTAVDPNTGLLTIQGQKVSVINGEENSLILAGTVAPEFVEKDSSLNSDKIANLQVSYNGRINPKQVNPPIALKTVTNPDGSVTIKAELSEEEKQRLILNQLNRLLGESQ; from the coding sequence ATGAAACAAGATTCTTTCAAAAAGAATATCTCCGCTCTTTTTTCAGGATTTCTCCGATTGGAAATAGGTTTCGTTTTTCTACTTCTTGCATTTTTTGTCGAAGACGATTCTCGTTTGCGCGCTCAGGATTCTTCTCTCTGGACCGATAAGAACCCGTATTCCGTTCGTCAAAATATCAAAGTCGGCTCTCCTCTTTATATTAGAATCACAAACGGTCTTCAAGCCGAGTTTGAACTTGAGTCGAATGCGGACGAAACTCTGACGCTCAAGGCGATGCCGGATAAAAAAATCATTCCTGATATGCCTTCGTATAACAACGATCGTACGATTACCCGTAAGAATAAGGGAAAGATCAAATCTGTCGGTAAGATCAAGGGAAATCTGACGGCTCTTGTGACGGCGGTCGATCCGAATACGGGTCTTCTTACAATTCAAGGGCAAAAGGTGAGCGTGATCAACGGAGAAGAAAACAGCCTGATTCTCGCGGGAACGGTTGCGCCCGAGTTCGTAGAAAAGGATTCTTCTCTGAATTCGGATAAGATCGCAAATCTTCAGGTCTCTTATAACGGGAGGATCAATCCGAAACAAGTGAATCCTCCGATCGCTCTTAAGACCGTGACAAATCCGGACGGATCCGTCACGATCAAGGCGGAACTTTCCGAAGAGGAAAAACAAAGGCTCATTCTGAACCAACTCAACCGTCTTCTCGGAGAATCACAGTGA
- the flgA gene encoding flagellar basal body P-ring formation chaperone FlgA, with protein sequence MKLLATLLFLPFILNPLLGRGVSGIYLKGRAVVDGDEVFLSSIARIPDGFEDRVILKNLNKPVFIGSKEILKVYRDLDPIVTGKETLVLPLNHTLEPYEITESLANEIKKKHPDEEFRLTFLSGETKVPQEGVELRWANLSSRLHPGQVMASLEIFFQNQKVHTLRIRFQVEQKVRVQKAVRPLNKGIRITENDFREEEILTPEEILDSPGKELLGSTLLKDMNEGEIFRKKHVRKIADVQRGGEILMVYHKGSLVLKTKVKALSSGNIGDEVQVTTHSREGQMRAKVVDKNTVVTE encoded by the coding sequence ATGAAGCTTTTAGCGACTCTCCTCTTTCTTCCTTTCATTTTGAATCCTCTTTTGGGAAGGGGAGTGTCGGGAATCTATCTAAAAGGCCGGGCGGTCGTCGACGGGGACGAGGTCTTTCTTTCTTCGATCGCGAGAATTCCGGATGGTTTCGAAGACCGGGTGATTCTCAAAAATCTAAATAAACCTGTTTTTATTGGTTCCAAGGAAATTCTTAAAGTCTATCGGGATCTGGATCCGATTGTGACCGGAAAGGAAACCTTGGTTCTTCCTCTAAATCATACCCTGGAACCTTATGAAATCACGGAATCCCTTGCGAATGAAATCAAAAAGAAACATCCGGATGAGGAGTTTCGTCTAACGTTTTTGTCCGGTGAGACGAAGGTTCCGCAGGAAGGTGTGGAACTTCGCTGGGCCAATCTTTCTTCCCGACTACATCCGGGCCAAGTCATGGCCTCCTTGGAAATCTTCTTTCAGAATCAAAAAGTCCATACTTTGAGAATTCGATTTCAAGTGGAACAGAAGGTTCGTGTTCAAAAAGCCGTCCGCCCTTTGAATAAGGGAATTCGAATCACGGAGAATGACTTTAGGGAAGAGGAAATACTGACTCCGGAAGAAATATTAGATTCTCCTGGAAAAGAACTCTTGGGTTCGACGCTCTTGAAGGACATGAACGAAGGAGAAATCTTTCGTAAAAAACACGTTCGTAAAATCGCCGATGTGCAAAGGGGCGGAGAAATTCTTATGGTTTACCATAAGGGAAGTCTTGTTCTTAAAACGAAAGTGAAGGCGCTTAGCTCCGGTAATATCGGAGATGAGGTTCAGGTAACCACTCATTCCAGAGAAGGGCAAATGCGAGCGAAGGTAGTGGATAAGAATACGGTGGTCACGGAATGA
- the flgG gene encoding flagellar basal-body rod protein FlgG — MRSLWTAATGMIAQQFHIDTISNNLANVNTTGFKKNRADFEDLVYQHQVLAGTPATSVSEIPTGVNVGHGVRAAASQKLFEIGSFQATGNKLDMAITGEMGFFKIQMPDGSFAFSRDGSFKIDSNQQVVTSNGYLLEPPLILPEGAILNTLMISEQGEVTVKVGADIRPIVIGQVELYRFVNPAGLTAIGKNLFQETMASGPEIPGTPGMEGFGNVLQGFLEMSNVKIVEEMVNMIVAQRAYESNSKAIQTSDNMLSTAISLKR, encoded by the coding sequence ATGCGCTCACTCTGGACGGCGGCTACGGGCATGATTGCCCAGCAATTCCATATCGATACGATTTCAAACAACTTGGCGAACGTAAACACGACCGGTTTTAAAAAGAATCGCGCGGACTTTGAAGACTTAGTCTATCAACATCAGGTTTTGGCCGGAACGCCGGCGACTTCCGTAAGCGAGATTCCTACCGGCGTAAACGTCGGTCACGGGGTACGCGCGGCCGCGTCCCAAAAACTTTTCGAGATCGGTTCCTTTCAGGCGACCGGAAACAAACTGGACATGGCGATCACGGGCGAGATGGGATTTTTTAAAATCCAAATGCCGGACGGAAGTTTTGCGTTCTCTAGGGACGGGTCTTTTAAGATCGACTCGAACCAACAAGTGGTGACGTCTAACGGATATCTTTTGGAGCCGCCCCTTATCCTACCGGAAGGTGCGATCTTAAACACTCTCATGATCTCCGAACAAGGAGAAGTCACCGTAAAAGTTGGAGCCGACATTCGTCCCATCGTGATCGGCCAGGTCGAACTCTATCGTTTCGTAAACCCTGCCGGTCTAACTGCGATTGGAAAAAACTTATTTCAAGAAACGATGGCCTCGGGACCCGAAATTCCGGGCACTCCGGGGATGGAGGGATTCGGAAACGTCCTTCAGGGATTTCTCGAGATGAGTAACGTGAAAATCGTGGAAGAAATGGTGAACATGATCGTCGCGCAGAGAGCGTACGAATCGAATTCGAAAGCGATTCAGACCTCGGACAACATGCTCTCCACCGCAATCTCACTCAAGAGATAA